The Bacillus sp. 2205SS5-2 genomic sequence TGTGGCTATCACATCTGATGTTTGGTTAAATCGCCCATTCATTGTTGATTTCCATCAAAAATGGGCGAAATGATGCCTGAAACAAGGCTATATCACCGTTTATTGACGGGTATGCTCTTTTCATATAACCAACTCAAGTACTTAACTACATCTCTCTTAAAGTTAGGATTGGTAATTACAAAAATCAAGTTCTACTAAGTAAGAGTAAAAGGTATTAAGAAATGTTCCTTGATATCACAAGCTTCTCCTCTTTTTTGTACAAGCTGGAATAGTTTTCAGATTTCATGAATATAGTAGCAATGGAATCAGTTTTACCAAGTATTCGGTTTGGGGAAAAGACAAGGAGGAAAAGGAATGGAAATATTAAAAGTTTCAGCAAAATCTAATCCTAATTCTGTGGCTGGTGCACTTGCCGGTGTTCTTCGTGAGAGAGGAAAGGCTGAAATACAGGCAATCGGAGCAGGAGCATTAAATCAAGCGGTCAAAGCTGTAGCCATTGCAAGGGGATTTGTTGCACCTAGTGGTGTTGATTTAATATGTATTCCGGCTTTTACCGATATCATGATCGATAATGAGGAAAGAACTGCGATAAAATTAATAATTGAACCAAGATAAACGTAAAAGTCTGTAAATCCAAGAATGGTTTACAGACTTTTTTGCGTAGTAGAGGATAAATATTTATCGTCTTTTAGAAAGGAACTTAGTCTATTTTTAGCTGAAATCCTCTATTTTGTAAATGATTCCCATAAGATATAGACGAAAGGATACTCCGAATCAAAGGGATATTAATATTTGTAGCCTGATCCGAAAAAAACAAACTTTGCGAAGACAGCCTATAGATAAAATAGTTAGGTTGATAGTGTCCCTCTGAATTTTCCTTAATAATCTTACTCTATCTAGGAATTTCAAGGTGAACTAGTTATTCGTGAATAGCTAGTGGGTCTTGGTGCATTCAATTAACCATTTACAGGGGGAAAAGACCAGCCCCCCTATAGGAATATTTACCAACTGGAAATGGAGGTGAATGCTTTGATTTTTGATGCCCATTGTGACGTTTTATATAAATTATTTCAACAACCATCGCTTAAGTTCACAGATGCAGAGGAGTTACATATAACGGCAAAACAATTAAAAAGTCATCAAAGTAAGGTCCAGTTATTTGCCATTTTTCTGCCCCCGAGTCTTGTGCCAGGTGAGCGATTTAAAGCGGCATTGAAAATGATCGACCTATTTTATGAACGCGTGTTAGCGCCACACCCATTTATGAAAATGGTTAAGACAAGGAATGACATTGAAAACTTACTCGAGCACGAAGTAGGTGCTATGCTGACATTAGAAGGTTGTGAAGCTATTGAAGGGGATCTGTTAAAACTAACCACCCTTCTGCGGCTAGGAGTGGCGTCTGTCGGGCTTACATGGAATTGGGCAAATGAAGTGGCGGATGGAGCAATGGAAACGAGAGGAGCCGGTCTAACAAGGTTTGGGGAGGGTGTCATCCAAACGATTAATCAATATAAATATTGGACCGATGTCTCTCATTTAAGCGATCGAGCTTTTTGGGATACAATTGAACGCGCGAAGTACCCTGTTGCATCCCATTCGAATTCTTATACTATCTGCCCCCATCCACGAAACTTACGAGATGATCAAGTGAGAGCAATCGTTAGCAAAAAGGGATGTATTGGAATGACCTTTGTTCCATTTTTTGTGAATAATAGTGGACAGTCTTCCATTACGGATCTTATTCGCCACATCGAACGGTTTTGTGAGCTTGGGGCGGCCAATCATATTGGGTTTGGATCTGACTTTGATGGCATTGACGAAACCATTCCAGGATTGAGCTCTTTTAAAGACTACGATCGTTTGATTCACGAGTTACACCGATACTATTCGCCAGCACAGGTTAACAAGTTTTTATTCGGAAATTTTATAAATGCATTGCCTTAATAAAGGGGAGAGATCTTCAGTTCGAGGGAGAGGATTCATTTACCTCAAAAAAACAATTTCTATTAACTAGAGAAATTGTTTTTTTGATTTCGGAAAAATTCGAGAAACGGGGAAGAATCAAATGAAAAGGCTTACATTTGATTTCTCCTCTTTTCTAGCTTATATAAAGGAGAAATTCTAGTAGTTGCTAACAAAAAATGATAAACTAAATGAGTAAGTTTACGTTATGAACGTGTTTAAAAGGGGTGTTTTGTTAATGATTCAGCAACTTTCATGGAAAGTTGGTGGCCAGCAAGGTGAAGGAATTGAAAGTACAGGAGAAATTTTCTCTATGGCTTTAAATCGCCTAGGCTACTATTTATATGGCTATCGTCACTTCTCTTCTCGCATAAAGGGAGGACACACTAACAACAAGATTCGAGTAAGTACGAAACAAGTTCGCGCGATTGCGGATGATTTAGATATCCTTGTGGCATTTGATCAAGAAACAATCGATGTCAATTATAAAGAGCTTCATGATAAAGGCATTATCATTGCCGACAGTAAATTCAAGCCTGTAAACCCTGAAGACTCAGACGCTTCCCTCTATTCAGTAGCCTTTACAGCAATCGCTACTGAGCTTGGAACGTCCTTGATGAAAAACATGGTAGCAGTAGGGGCAACCTGTGCAGTGCTAAATCTGCAACCGTCTGTTTTTTATGATGTGGTTCAAGAAATATTTGGACGCAAAGGGGAAGCAGTAGTAGAGAAAAATATGGAAGCTGTTCGCCTGGGTTATGCAATAATGACCGAACAAATGGGCGAAAAAGTGGGAGAATTGGAATTAGAACCGGCCGATGGAAATCAGCGGATGTTCATGATTGGCAATGATGCGATCGCTTTAGGTGCTTTAGCCGGTGGTGTTCGTCTGATGGCGGCGTACCCGATTACTCCTGCTTCTGAAATAATGGAGTATTTGATTAAGAAGCTTCCAACGGTTGGTGGGGCTGTCATTCAAACAGAAGATGAAATTGCTGCTGCAACGATGGCGATTGGTTCTAATTATGCTGGGGTCCGTTCTTTTACAGCGTCAGCGGGTCCAGGGTTATCGTTAATGATGGAGGCCATTGGTCTTTCTGGTATGACCGAAACACCGCTTGTTGTAGTTGATACCCAGCGTGGTGGTCCTTCAACGGGCTTGCCTACAAAGCAAGAACAGTCTGATCTAAT encodes the following:
- a CDS encoding dipeptidase, producing MIFDAHCDVLYKLFQQPSLKFTDAEELHITAKQLKSHQSKVQLFAIFLPPSLVPGERFKAALKMIDLFYERVLAPHPFMKMVKTRNDIENLLEHEVGAMLTLEGCEAIEGDLLKLTTLLRLGVASVGLTWNWANEVADGAMETRGAGLTRFGEGVIQTINQYKYWTDVSHLSDRAFWDTIERAKYPVASHSNSYTICPHPRNLRDDQVRAIVSKKGCIGMTFVPFFVNNSGQSSITDLIRHIERFCELGAANHIGFGSDFDGIDETIPGLSSFKDYDRLIHELHRYYSPAQVNKFLFGNFINALP
- a CDS encoding 2-oxoacid:acceptor oxidoreductase subunit alpha, whose protein sequence is MIQQLSWKVGGQQGEGIESTGEIFSMALNRLGYYLYGYRHFSSRIKGGHTNNKIRVSTKQVRAIADDLDILVAFDQETIDVNYKELHDKGIIIADSKFKPVNPEDSDASLYSVAFTAIATELGTSLMKNMVAVGATCAVLNLQPSVFYDVVQEIFGRKGEAVVEKNMEAVRLGYAIMTEQMGEKVGELELEPADGNQRMFMIGNDAIALGALAGGVRLMAAYPITPASEIMEYLIKKLPTVGGAVIQTEDEIAAATMAIGSNYAGVRSFTASAGPGLSLMMEAIGLSGMTETPLVVVDTQRGGPSTGLPTKQEQSDLMAMIYGTHGEIPKIVLAPSTVQEAFYDTVEAFNLAEEYQCPVIILSDLQLSLGKQSVELLDFSKVEIRRGKLKTDETELDELEAKKYFKRYEVTEEGVSPRVIPGMKNGIHHVTGVEHDETGRPSESPANRKAQMDKRMRKVNNIGFANPVHVNAPHGEADLLLVGFNSTRGAIEEAMERLEKDGIRVNHAHIRQVHPFPTDELTPLVQNSNKVVVIENNATGQLANIIKMNVGYAGKISSYTKYDGTPFLPYEIHLKCKELN
- the spoVS gene encoding stage V sporulation protein SpoVS translates to MEILKVSAKSNPNSVAGALAGVLRERGKAEIQAIGAGALNQAVKAVAIARGFVAPSGVDLICIPAFTDIMIDNEERTAIKLIIEPR